The genomic window atccagttttggtcccttgactacagaagggatgtcgacaaattggagagagtcctgtggagggcagtgaaaatgatttgtgggttgaggcacatgacttggggggagaggctgagggaactgggattatttagtgtgtagaagagaagagtgaggggggatttgatagcagccttcaattccctgaagtgagatccaaagaggatggagctcggctgttctcagtggtggcagatgacagaacaagaagcaatggtctcacaTTGCAGTCAGGGAGATCTAGGTTGTATATTAGTAAATGCTATTTCACTAGggggatggtgaagcactggaatgggttacttagggaggtggtggaatctccatccttagtggTCTTTGagacccggcttgacaaagccctggctggaatgatttagttggggttagtcctgctttgagcaggggattggtcTAAATGAACTCCTTAGATCTCTTCCAACCATAATGGCCTATGATTATATGATGATGTCTGTTTCCATGGGGACATCTTCTTTCCAATATAGGAACTGCATTGTGGATCTATCTAGTCCAGTGTTCTCTCTGTGACAGTGactgccacaggtgttgcaggATAATGTGTAAAAAACTCAGCAGTAGATAGATGGTGGAGTTGACTTGACAATCAGGAGGGTGTCACCCGAATGCCTAAAAGCTAGACATTGGCTTGTGCTCTGAATCACATTGTCATATAggctttcaaaatatttatttagctgCAACTATTGTAACTGGATATCTCTCTTTCCATGTGAATGTCCAAACCCTTCCTGATTCTTGCTTAGCTAATGGCCTCAGCTACCTcttatggcaatgagttcctcagCCTATTTAGGAATAGAGTGAAGAAAGCattcttttttctctgttttgaatTTGCCCCATTTCAGTTTAATCCAATGTCCTCTTAAACTTGTGTAATGAGACGAGAGATCACATTCTCGATCTACTCTCTACCAATCTGTACTTTACAGACTTTCCTCCTATCCCCTCTTCTTCATCTCGTTTCTAAGGTAATAATCTCAGTCTTTTCAACCTCTCTCCATATGAGTGTTTCCCCAGGCCCTTGATCATTCTTGTTCCCCTGGCCTAAAACTCTCTATTTCTGCAATATTCTATGTGAGAAGAGTGCCCAGTTCTAAACAGAGGAGTCCAGAGGAGGGTGAAATATTGACTGACTGATCTCATGACGCTGTATTTTCTGTATGATAGCCCATAACACTCTTTCTGGATCCCAATATTTTGCTTTGCTTCTCTCTGTGCTTGCACTATGAGCAGGGTTTCACAAAGCTGTGTACTGTGACACCCAGTTCCCTGAGTGCATACATTTAAATTAGAACCTTGTAAAGTGTTTGAGGAATTCAAGCTTTTCCCTCCAGTGGGCATACACGAGGCAATTATTGCCATCAAAGTTCATCTTCCAACATGCTGCACATTCACATGGCTGAGTTAGCTCCCCCAGAGAACTTCTCTGTATTTGATTATGACCTAAATAATCTGGTGCTATCTTCAAATGTTGTCACCTCTCTGCTCACCCCCATTTCTAGATTGGTAATAGCTATGAAATGTTTACCCTACTAATTATTTTATAAACCATGTATTCTCTCTCACTGTGCTCCTCTCCCTTCTCAGGTATATTGAGCATTTCTAAGCTCGATCGACGCATTGATGACATCATGGCAGCTTTGAACTTCACCCAGTCTGACCCGTCAACATTCATCCTAATGGGCGTCCCTGGCATGGAAGATGTCCacatctggatttccatcccttaCTCTACATCCTACATTTTCTGCCTGTTGGGAAATTTCATGGTTCTGTTTGTTGTAAGCAAAGAGGAGACCCTGCAAAAGCCGATGTACCTGCTGATATGCATGCTGGCACTCACAGACATCACCAAGTCTAGTACAGTCATGCCAAAGGCTCTGTGTATATTTTGGTTTAATCTGAAAGGCATTACTATGGgtggctgcctcacccagattTTCTTCCTTCACTCAGTTAGTTTTGTGCAGTCTGGTGTTCTCATGCTAATGGCCATTGATCGCTATGTTGCCGTATATAATCCTTTGAGATACCCCACCATCCTCACCAATGCACGAGTAGTTATGCTAGGGCTTGCTTGTTTGGTAAGAGCTTTACTTTTCATGGTgcccctgaccctgaccctgagcAGGCTGCCATTCTGTGACAACCGCATTATAACCCTCACGCACTGCGAGCACATGCTTTTGGCAATGATATCGTGTGGGGATATCACATTCAACAGGACATACAGCTTCGTGATGCCATTTTTACTCATGGGGTCAGATCTGATGCTCATTGCCCTGTCCTATGGTCTCATCATTAGGGCCGTCCTCAGAATTTCCTCCAAAAGAGCCCACCAGAAAGCCCTCAACACCTGCACAGCCCACATTTGCGTATTGATGATATTTTATACTCCCGTTTTCTTCACCATCCTGACAATCCGGTTCATTGGACACATCACTCCCTATGGTCGCATCATCTTGTCCGCCCTCTATCAGCTTGTTCCTCCTGTGCTGAACCCCATCATTTATGGGGTCAAAACCCAAGAGCTGAGTGATAAAGTGGGAAAATACACTTGCAGAAGGTGATCACCAGAGGCCACTGACTTTCAACCTGTGCGACAAGAGGGTGAAAGGATGGTTCTCATTAATCAAGGATTTCCTGTCACAGTTTGGCTGAGCTCAGCACTTTGGAAGTTCGCAGTCTGAGAAATTCCTCTCATCTAATGTCTTATCACTCCATCATCAAGCTCTGTGCTCTCTGTTGCTAAGCTCCCTCTCTTTGACCATTACCCATCCTCTTTCATTGTCACTCATCAGCCCTCAGCCTCACACACCATGTCACTCAGCCTTTGTATAACTCCTAGACTACCAGATGATAGTGCAGATTCCCCTTAGTCCCTCTGTGAAAAGGTTTCCTGATCAGTTTGATGAACAGAAGGTATACTTTCAGATtgccaaacagaaaagaaaaatattacaatGCTGAATTTCTTTATCATAtgtacagtgatttttttttcatgtccaATCCTTCAGGAAACCCAGCAGATAAACCAACTAACGACTAACAGTAACAAACTACTTCAATGCAAAATGTGGATACTGACTACCGTCACTGAATGCAATTAGAAATATATACCATAAtcatgtttttgttgtttttatgctACAGTTCTTTTGGGCTACTTTCACAATGCCAATTGCTGCAGTTTGTTTGAAACTCCTGCCAACACTCAGTCAGGAAACAAATACCAAGGACTGGGGTTTTGAATTTGAATTTTATTATCCTTTGATAGCTTTGGTGCTAACGTGGACAAACTTCTGCTGGGgttagaagcttttttttttgtctgtttgttttgtttttaatcaaatctGTACTAGGTATCTaacaaaaccttccttttgttaTTTGGTGTATAGAccaaactgaattaaaaaaaatgcttcaagAAATTGATTGTGTACTTTTAGGTCAGTTATTAAGTGACCTTTGGCTTTAATGCAGTGGAAATCTGGCAACCTCATCCCTTCATGGCTACAAGTTGAcaaaaacatgtatttttctGGGGATTGTGGATTATATTGTACACATAATTAATTATGAACAGAAGATACCAACTTCTAAGGCACACTACAATTATGACCCACATAAACATATTCATTTGCAAATGGATTAATAGCAAAATGACATTTTCCCTCCATTACTTCTAAACATACCTCTTGTGGTTGCAAAGCATTTTTGGCACATTCATATTCAATTTCAGATTCTTCTATGAAGGCTGCATGAAAACTTTATAAAAACACATTAAATGTAAACCCCAAATTGAAAGAAAACATAgtagaggaccaaaaaagtgccactgtggctaaacaacaaagtaaaagaagcagttacaGGCAAAccacatcctttaaaaagtggaagtcacactccattgaggaaaatagaaaggacatGAAATGGCAGTTAATAGGAACAGGGGAGGGAAAAGCTGATGTTGTGGAGGACACTTCCAGGCAAGTCAGTGGACTTGCATTGACCACAGCCTTAGACAGCATCAAGAATGTGTTCACCCAAGGAGTCTATCCTGGCCCAAGACCCAAATTTTGTTCAGAAAATACAGGGATACCAGATGATCAGTCATgcctaaggttaagattttgtcacagttatttttagtaaaagtcacggacatgtcacgggcaataaacagaAATACACGTAAGCCCATcacttgtctgtgacttttactaaaactaaATGGGGCAGGCAATTAAAGCCCAGTCAGGAGGATGAGAGCCCAAGAACGGCTTCAGGATTGGAGGAGATCTAGCACCTGCTGCCAACACAGCTAACAGCTACGTGTCCCCTGCTGCAGACCAACAGCTCAGATCTCCATGGTCCCCACTGCAGTTCCAGTGTCGCAGAATTCCAGAGCCCTTGCTGCAGCCTGTGTCACACTGCCCCGGAGCCCCCACTGCCCGTGACAGCTTGGAGTTCTGGGTCCCCCCACACATGATAACTTGGAGCTCCAGGTCCCCCAGACACCAGCGGTTGCTGAGATCTGCTGTGGCCTTGACAACCCATGGCAGCTAAGAACTCGGGGGCTCCCTCTGGCTGACAGCTCTGTCTCCGTCACCCCAGAGTTGAAGTGGAAAATGTCACTGAGATCTCTGACAGTCActaaatctgtgacttccatgacataaTCGCATCCTTAGCCATGCCTGGGAACAACTTGCTGTAGTGAATGGGGAAATGGTGGAACCTCAGTGACTGAGACAGTCGCCAAACCTGCTCCAGAGTGTAGAGTTGCTCATTACTGGGCTCAGAGTATCAGCTGGCTATCGTTAAGTGCTAAAAGCTGGCATGTTGTTGCCTCGGTAGCGCTGTTGaggctgctcagtgcttctgtcCTTGGAGATCGAGTGTTATCAGTATTCACAAATAAGGTAACCTGCTAGTTCAGCAGACCATGATGTTActcataaagaaagaccacaggcacaCTTCGGTgacaaaggcacccagccaggtttattgccagcTAGGCATAGGCCTAGCACCCTAACTATGAGCCAAATGAGCAAATGAGCTTATGGAATTCCTCTCCACGGTGCTAATACCCCAAGAAATCCTTATTGATCAAGGACATAACTTCTCTTTACAATTAATGAAAGGACTTAGAATCTAATGAAGGTAAAGCTATTAAGAACTTATGGGTTTGTAGAGCAATTTCACAGAACTTTGATGGCAAGTTTAAAGAAGTTTGTATCCTCAAATTCCAAATGCTGAGACCAACTCTTCCCCCACTTCCGTTTTGCTACCAGGAAAGTGCTTCAAGCCTCCAAGTTTTCTTCTTTTCAACTGCTGTCTGGGAGGCAGCCTTTAGGCTTTCCAGACCTGCTTGGAAGAGCAAAGACCCCAAGCAATGAACATAGTCCAATACATTCTCAAATTTAGCAAGCACCTCAAGACTTTGTGAGCATTTGCTAGAAGAATTTTGCTAAATGCATAATGGGTACAAGAGAAGGCCTATAACAAAGGGGTCCAGCCATGAGTGTTCAAAATGGAGGATTCAGTGTTATTGTTA from Gopherus evgoodei ecotype Sinaloan lineage unplaced genomic scaffold, rGopEvg1_v1.p scaffold_36_arrow_ctg1, whole genome shotgun sequence includes these protein-coding regions:
- the LOC115641901 gene encoding olfactory receptor 52N4-like — its product is MAALNFTQSDPSTFILMGVPGMEDVHIWISIPYSTSYIFCLLGNFMVLFVVSKEETLQKPMYLLICMLALTDITKSSTVMPKALCIFWFNLKGITMGGCLTQIFFLHSVSFVQSGVLMLMAIDRYVAVYNPLRYPTILTNARVVMLGLACLVRALLFMVPLTLTLSRLPFCDNRIITLTHCEHMLLAMISCGDITFNRTYSFVMPFLLMGSDLMLIALSYGLIIRAVLRISSKRAHQKALNTCTAHICVLMIFYTPVFFTILTIRFIGHITPYGRIILSALYQLVPPVLNPIIYGVKTQELSDKVGKYTCRR